From the genome of Thermoflexus hugenholtzii, one region includes:
- the selB gene encoding selenocysteine-specific translation elongation factor → MPVIATAGHVDHGKSALVEALTGIHPDRLKEEQIREMTIDLGFAWLTLPNGETVGIVDVPGHLDFIENMLAGVGGIDAALLVVAADEGVMPQTREHFAILTLLEVCRGVVALNKIDLVDPEWLALVEEEIRALLQGTCWEAAPIVPVSARTRAGLEALVAALQQALEGQPPPPDLGRARLSIDRVFTMPGFGTVVTGTLRDGCFRVGDEVEIWPSGRRARIRGLQSYRRRVEQALPGSRVAINLSGVSPEELRRGDWVTVPGRFAPTALLDAALIHWEGSPRPLPHFAEVKFFHGAAQIMARVRLLDREILPPGEMGFVQLVLSRPTVVAPGDRFILRWPSPSITLGGGEILDAHPARRHRRLRPEVLTTLRALHRADPASRLRVWLQEAGSLALPEASRRLALPPETVRRWFEALAERGEAIPLAGDLWAALDWQARAVGQLVERVEAYHRENPLRRGMPREEARSRLGWPAPIFEAVLQAALREGQIEEIGPLIRRPGFTIRLTETQRQQVETWLTGLRRDPWHPPTWKEAEAVLGRELLQALLDEGRLIRLGEELVMPTETWNEAVARIREHLQAHGTISAAEARDLLGTSRRVAVALLEQMDALGITRRVGDVRVWGAESGGDPGSKTSAS, encoded by the coding sequence ATGCCGGTGATCGCCACCGCAGGCCACGTCGACCACGGGAAATCCGCGCTGGTAGAGGCGCTGACGGGCATCCACCCGGATCGCCTGAAGGAGGAGCAGATCCGGGAGATGACCATCGACCTGGGCTTCGCCTGGCTGACCCTGCCGAACGGGGAGACGGTGGGGATCGTGGACGTGCCCGGCCACCTGGATTTCATCGAGAACATGCTCGCGGGCGTGGGCGGCATCGACGCCGCCCTGCTGGTGGTGGCCGCCGACGAGGGCGTGATGCCCCAGACCCGGGAGCACTTCGCCATCCTCACCCTCCTCGAGGTCTGTCGGGGCGTCGTCGCCCTGAACAAGATCGATCTGGTGGACCCGGAGTGGCTGGCCCTGGTAGAAGAGGAGATCCGCGCCCTGCTTCAGGGGACCTGCTGGGAGGCCGCGCCCATCGTCCCGGTCTCCGCCCGCACCCGGGCCGGCCTGGAGGCGCTGGTGGCGGCCCTGCAGCAGGCCCTGGAGGGCCAGCCGCCCCCGCCGGACCTGGGCCGGGCTCGTCTCTCCATCGATCGGGTCTTCACCATGCCCGGCTTCGGGACGGTGGTGACCGGCACCCTGCGGGACGGATGCTTTCGCGTTGGGGATGAGGTCGAGATCTGGCCCTCCGGCCGCCGCGCGCGCATCCGGGGGCTGCAATCCTACCGACGGCGGGTGGAGCAGGCCCTCCCGGGCTCCCGGGTGGCCATCAACCTGAGCGGCGTCTCACCGGAGGAGCTCCGCCGGGGAGATTGGGTGACGGTCCCCGGACGGTTCGCGCCCACCGCCCTCCTCGACGCCGCGCTGATCCACTGGGAGGGATCCCCGCGGCCGCTTCCCCATTTCGCCGAGGTGAAATTTTTCCACGGGGCGGCCCAGATCATGGCCCGGGTCCGCCTCCTGGATCGGGAGATCCTGCCTCCCGGGGAGATGGGGTTCGTCCAGCTGGTGCTGAGCCGTCCCACGGTGGTCGCGCCGGGGGATCGTTTCATCCTCCGCTGGCCTTCGCCCTCCATCACCCTGGGCGGCGGGGAGATCCTGGACGCCCATCCGGCTCGCCGCCACCGCCGGCTCCGCCCGGAGGTCCTCACGACCCTCCGGGCCCTCCACCGCGCGGACCCCGCGTCCCGGCTGCGGGTCTGGTTGCAGGAGGCCGGATCCCTCGCCCTCCCGGAGGCCTCCCGGCGCCTGGCCCTGCCGCCGGAGACCGTGCGGCGGTGGTTCGAGGCCCTGGCCGAACGCGGGGAGGCCATCCCGCTCGCCGGGGACCTCTGGGCGGCCCTCGACTGGCAGGCCCGGGCCGTGGGGCAGCTGGTGGAGCGGGTGGAGGCCTACCATCGGGAGAACCCTCTCCGGCGGGGAATGCCCCGGGAGGAAGCCCGCAGCCGCCTCGGCTGGCCGGCCCCGATCTTCGAGGCCGTGCTGCAGGCGGCCCTGCGGGAGGGTCAAATCGAGGAGATCGGCCCGCTGATCCGGCGCCCCGGCTTCACCATCCGCCTGACCGAGACGCAGCGTCAACAGGTGGAAACGTGGCTAACAGGGCTCCGCCGGGATCCGTGGCATCCCCCCACCTGGAAGGAGGCGGAGGCCGTCCTGGGCCGAGAGCTCCTGCAGGCCCTGCTCGATGAAGGACGCCTGATCCGGCTCGGCGAGGAGCTCGTGATGCCGACGGAGACCTGGAACGAGGCCGTGGCGCGGATCCGGGAGCACCTGCAGGCCCACGGCACCATCTCCGCGGCCGAGGCCCGGGATCTGCTGGGGACCAGCCGGCGGGTCGCCGTCGCCCTGCTGGAACAGATGGACGCCCTGGGGATCACCCGGCGCGTGGGGGATGTGCGCGTGTGGGGGGCCGAATCGGGCGGGGATCCGGGATCGAAGACCTCCGCCTCCTGA